The DNA segment CGCCCTTTTGCAGCCTTGCGAGGAATTCGCCCGCTTCTTCGAGAACGGTGAGGTCTGCGCCGGTGGAGGTGTCGAACACTTCATCGAAGCCCATGCGTCTCAGCGCGGCAACGATGCGACCCATGACGTTCTCGCCTTCGGCGAGGCCGAATTCCTTGCCGATGCCGACCCTGACTGCCGGGGCGATCTGGACGACGACCTTGGCGTCCCTGTCGCTGATGTCCTGCCACAGCTTGGCGGTGTCGTCGCGGACGACGATGGCGCCGGTCGGACAGACGGCCGCGCATTGCCCGCAGCCGACGCAATTCGTTTTAGCGATCGGTTCGTCGAACGCCGGGCTGACGCGCATCTTCGAGCCGCGGTAGGCGAAATCGATGGCGCCGACTTTCTGGACTTCGTCGCACATCCTGACGCAGTCGCCGCAGAGGATGCATTTGCTTTTGTCGCGGACGATGCAGAGCGAGGAGGCGTCGAGGTCGGGCTCGCCGGAGGTGTTGTTGAAGCGGACCTGTTTGATGCCGAACCGCTGGGCCAGTTCCTGCAGCTTGCATTTGCCGTTCTTCTCGCAGGTGGTGCAGTCGCGGCAGTGGTTGGAGAGGAAGAGTTCGAGGATCATCTTGCGGTACCTGCGGAGCCGGGGGGTATTTGTGCGAATCTCCATGCCGGCCTTGGGCGGGGTGGAGCAGGCGGCGTGGATGTCGCCCCATTTGTCTTCGACGACGCACATGCGACAGGCGCCGTAGACCGACAGCTCGGAGTAGTAGCAGAAGGTGGGCAGGTCGATGCCGATTTTGCGGATGACGGCGAGGATATTCTTTTCCCCGGCTATTTCCACCGGGATGTTGTCGATAAGCATGAACTCGGTGCTCACGGCGTCAGTCCTCCTTTATCGCCTTGAAGGCGCATGATTCGAGACACGCGCCGCATTTTACGCATTTGCCGGCGTCGATGACGAACGGTTCCTTGACGGTGCCGGCGATGGCCCCCACCGGGCAGAGGCGCGCGCATTTCGAACAGCCTTTGCAGAGAGCGGCGTCGATGAATATCCGCTTGAGCTTCTGGCAGGTCTTGGCTGGACAGCGTTTTTCGTTGACGTGGGCCTCGTATTCGTCGCGGAAGTATTTGATCGTGCTGACGACCGGGAAGGCGGCGGTTTTGCCGAGGCCGCACAGGGCGGTGGAGGAGATGGTGTCCGCCAGCTCGAGCAGCATGTCGATGTCGGCCGCTTCGCCCTGGCCGGCGACGATCCTTTCCAGGATTTCGAGCATGCGCTTGGTGCCTTCGCGGCAGGGCAGGCATTTGCCGCACGATTCGTTCTGGGTGAAGTTCATGAAGAAGCGGGCCACTTCGACCATGCAGGTGTGCTCGTCCATGACGACCAGCCCGCCGGAGCCGATCATGGCGCCGGCTTTTTTGAGCGAGTCGAAGTCGAGCGGCAGGTCGAGGTGCTGGCTGGTTAGGCAGCCGCCTGAGGGGCCGCCGATTTGCACGGCTTTGAACCCGGCGCCGCCGCGGATGCCGCCGCCGATGTCGAAGATGACTTCTTTGAGGGTGGTGCCCATGGGGACTTCGATCAGGCCGGTGTTCTCGATGTTGCCGGTGAGGGCAAAGGCTTTGGTGCCGGGGCTTTTTTCCGGGCCGATAGTCTTGTACCAGGCGGCGCCTTTGAGGATGATGAGCGGCACGTTGGCGAAGGTTTCGACGTTGTTGAGGACGGTGGGTTTGCCGAACAGTCCCTGTTCGACGGTGCGGGGCGGCTTGACCCGCGGCATGCCGCGGTTGCCTTCGATGGAGGCGGTGAGGGCGCTGCCTTCGCCGCAGACGAAGGCGCCGGCGCCTTTGCTGATCGTGATGTCGAAGTCGAACCCGGAGCCGAGGATGTTCTTGCCGAGCAGGCCGCATTCCCTGGCTTCGGCGATCGCCGTCTCCAGGCGGTCGATCGCCAGGGGATACTCGGCCCGCACGTAGATATAGCCTTGGGAAGCACCGCAGGCGTAGCCGGCGATCATCATGCCTTCAAGCATGCGGTGGGGGTCGCCTTCCATGACGCTCCTGTCCATGAAAGCGCCCGGGT comes from the Sporomusaceae bacterium genome and includes:
- a CDS encoding [FeFe] hydrogenase, group A, which gives rise to MSTEFMLIDNIPVEIAGEKNILAVIRKIGIDLPTFCYYSELSVYGACRMCVVEDKWGDIHAACSTPPKAGMEIRTNTPRLRRYRKMILELFLSNHCRDCTTCEKNGKCKLQELAQRFGIKQVRFNNTSGEPDLDASSLCIVRDKSKCILCGDCVRMCDEVQKVGAIDFAYRGSKMRVSPAFDEPIAKTNCVGCGQCAAVCPTGAIVVRDDTAKLWQDISDRDAKVVVQIAPAVRVGIGKEFGLAEGENVMGRIVAALRRMGFDEVFDTSTGADLTVLEEAGEFLARLQKGEKLPLLTSCCPAWIQYAENNYPELMANISTCRSPMQMFASVLKEHYRHSNRRVVVVAVMPCTAKKYEAARDEFQEDGARNVDYVITTQELVKMIREAGIVFAEIEPESVDMPFGATSGAGVIFGVTGGVTEAVIRRLADDKSVSALRALAFTGVRGLQGVKEASIDYAGREVKIAIVSGLKNADNLIRQIKSGEKHYDFIEIMACPSGCIAGAGQPVTNEEGRKRRSAGLYDSDRMSSIKRSEENPVIMALYGGLLKGKVHKLLHVEYRRKA
- the nuoF gene encoding NADH-quinone oxidoreductase subunit NuoF encodes the protein MLHNREDLRSARAKYKIALAAQRTRILVCAGTGCVAGGSLDIHAELVRLINEQGLPCAVSLEHEPHGEEVGVKKSGCHGFCEMGPLVRIEPQGWLYIKVKPEDCAEIVAETIVGGRFIERLAYRKNGQTYQTQEGIPFYKKQTRLVLEHCGHIDATSINEYLAISGYAAFEKALFAMTPDEIVREIDESNLRGRGGGGYPAGRKWSQVKRQKEAQKYVVCNGDEGDPGAFMDRSVMEGDPHRMLEGMMIAGYACGASQGYIYVRAEYPLAIDRLETAIAEARECGLLGKNILGSGFDFDITISKGAGAFVCGEGSALTASIEGNRGMPRVKPPRTVEQGLFGKPTVLNNVETFANVPLIILKGAAWYKTIGPEKSPGTKAFALTGNIENTGLIEVPMGTTLKEVIFDIGGGIRGGAGFKAVQIGGPSGGCLTSQHLDLPLDFDSLKKAGAMIGSGGLVVMDEHTCMVEVARFFMNFTQNESCGKCLPCREGTKRMLEILERIVAGQGEAADIDMLLELADTISSTALCGLGKTAAFPVVSTIKYFRDEYEAHVNEKRCPAKTCQKLKRIFIDAALCKGCSKCARLCPVGAIAGTVKEPFVIDAGKCVKCGACLESCAFKAIKED